The Bombus vancouverensis nearcticus chromosome 2, iyBomVanc1_principal, whole genome shotgun sequence genome window below encodes:
- the LOC117166773 gene encoding uncharacterized protein LOC117166773: MCTESDQAVNNRASCFLNMNDSQNQNSFDFVPKSDYNEKWYLENKCLFHNQQYLEGDKYGTKKLCTECPTPCDLCSHFKEKFKSKTDGNNLNERSGDWKCDEELGKKSLKCIVQDPPITEWKWKNPYSVSDFDRSKRWSRRSFTSVCFPFEGDDVITNLLRDLHNKDSLKDHTKNNFLYNFREYLVRYQESCGVPRTEYSFWALINTMGQATGRSFLALLYVILNIIPVVEVFLYLLRFVLDKVISISNSKDFRQTVTRCLIFTTELFSVYVCLIFIFGFIVLPIVHMVIDIVAKIMLYN; this comes from the exons ATGTGTACCGAAAGTGATCAAGCCGTGAACAATCGTGCATCCTGCTTTTTGAATATGAACGATTCACAGAATCAGAACAGTTTCGATTTTGTACCAAAGTCTGATTATAATGAGAAGTGGTATCTGGAAAATAAATGTCTTTTTCATAATCAACAA TACCTCGAAGGGGACAAATATGGAACGAAGAAATTATGCACGGAGTGTCCAACGCCGTGTGATCTTTGTTCGCATTTCAAAGAAAAATTCAAGTCGAAAACAGatggaaataatttaaatgagaGATCAGGCGATTGGAAATGTGACGAAGAGCTTGGAAAGAAATCTTTGAAATGTATCGTACAGGATCCTCCGATTaccgaatggaaatggaaaaatCCTTACAGTGTTTCTGATTTTGATCGATCGAAACGTTGGTCTCGACGTAGTTTTACTTCAG TCTGTTTTCCTTTCgaaggggatgacgttataacgaatttgtTACGCGATCTGCATAACAAAGATTCCCTAAAAGATCATACGAAGAACAATTTCTTGTATAATTTCCGCGAATACTTGGTCAGATATCAGGAATCTTGTGGCGTACCACGAACAGAATATTCTTTTTGGGCTCTTATTAATACGATGGGTCAAGCAACAGGTCGATCTTTTCTTGCATTGTTGTATGTCATACTGAACATTATACCTGTTGTCGAG GTATTCCTATACTTATTGCGATTCGTTCTGGACAAAGTGATTAGCATAAGCAACAGCAAAGATTTCCGGCAGACGGTGACTCGATGTTTAATATTCACGACAGAATTATTTAGTGTTTATGTAtgtctaatatttatattcggTTTTATCGTCTTACCGATTGTACACATGGTAATTGATATAGTAGCAAAGATCATGCTCTACAATTAA
- the chp gene encoding leucine rich repeat containing G protein-coupled receptor chaoptin isoform X2: MGLQHLATMVKVGYALMIFTLLMMMWASLVRMHELPVQYPPCFFNPLCTCSKAIPDLGIVTCYNVPMPRIPQPINSSKVFMLQLENNGLMFLQPQFLMNTGLYNLRIKHNPLADIPDEAFLGLERSLWELELPYNRLEKVPSRSFRHLQKLQFLDLTGNKISKITPDNWRGLENSLQKLRLGRNAIDKLPADAFAGLTYLDMLDLRENNLKEIDPSVFRDGMAHLIYLYLNGNQLTHIPYAQLSSLKRMKVLDLSYNRISKMLNQQQESEIRGLQLSLDILRLDYNQIEALISGDFQHFHKVNRTYLDGNPLTMVQEGTFRDSRIRELYFSDCDLMEVNSPDLAGLETSLELLDLSGNNITSLSSPIFQEYDFLRTLIFRENKIQTFSPAEVFNGFQYSLYNLDLSGRENSVVSLQDLRQMRNMRFLSISRMPQSTLSSDDFMEYGMDIKELRIVQSNLNTIKAHAFMHVRGIKYLDFSENSISSIEDEAFSEVGHSLLTLRMSHGFSSSVSEVPNAPFKFLTNLQHLDFSNNKIKSLPDTSFHFLKRIKRIELQDNEIDNIRKGTFQGDIHSYLEEVNFSFNMIKTILTHTFVDLPKLTMINLEDNAIDRIERRAFMNMKLLKYINLRGNKIKDITDEAFQNLPDLEFLDFAYNDLAEFDFASFDQVGTLSSFKVNASHNEIPKLWINSTTFTPPTTIGGTIQSNIKVLDLSYNNISDIMKYYFKPVEYSLTHLYLSHNQLSNVTQGVFGNMPHLQWLDLSHNELMEIDFDCFRNTRNIQVLLLSWNNIMDIPAEALRPLKKLRIVDLSHNKLRSLPDNMFSDANIESLDLSHNQFMRLPIKTMSISAAASLSMLDLSWNTLSGIHTTDAIFRLRSLTWLDLSYNRLVRLDDGVFSDLPYLTHLDLSHNKQLLLESRGRTFHGLEDSLLYLDLSNISLLSVPELPLRRLQTLYLAHNELASIPAEMASNLTSLHYLDLSANDLTVVPLITHTLPELKTFNIADNPITAVSNTSFLGIADSLEELDIRRLSLMTFESGALCKATKLRKLYITAYNGVKNFNFPNILEYNNGLRHLVIDVQNDTNLEKEMKGKFPNKLFNITLTGRALKEINPDILRSYGNV; encoded by the exons atgggtTTACAGCATTTGGCAACGATGGTGAAAGTGGGTTATGCTCTGATGATATTTACCCTGTTGATGATGATGTGGGCGTCCTTGGTTCGGATGCACGAGCTTCCGGTCCAATATCCACCGTGTTTCTTCAACCCTCTTTGCACTTGTTCGAAAGCCATCCCGGATTTGGGTATCGTCACCTGTTACAACGTGCCGATGCCGCGGATACCTCAGCCGATAAATTCCTCCAAAGTGTTCATGCTGCAGTTGGAGAACAACGGACTGATGTTTCTTCAGCCACAGTTTCTTATGAACACAG GTCTGTACAATCTACGGATCAAACATAATCCCCTGGCCGACATCCCGGACGAAGCTTTCCTAGGGCTTGAGAGATCGTTATGGGAGCTCGAATTACCCTACAATCGCCTAGAGAAGGTTCCCAGCAGGTCGTTCAGACATTTGCAGAAATTGCAATTTCTCGATCTGACAG GTAACAAAATATCAAAGATCACGCCGGATAATTGGCGTGGTCTGGAGAATTCTTTGCAAAAACTGCGATTGGGACGAAACGCGATCGACAAACTTCCGGCGGATGCATTCGCGGGCCTCACTTACTTGGACATGCTCGATTTACGCGAAAATAATCTGAAAGAAATCGATCCTTCCGTGTTCAGAGATGGCATGGCGCATCTGATATATCTGTACCTGAATGGAAATCAATTGACCCATATTCCCTATGCGCAATTGTCGTCTCTGAAGCGTATGAAGGTGTTGGATCTTAGTTACAACAGAATATCGAAGATGTTAAACCAGCAACAGGAGTCGGAAATCAGAGGGCTGCAGTTGTCCCTGGATATACTGCGATTGGATTATAATCAAATCGAAGCTCTGATATCTGGTGATTTCCAGCATTTTCATAAAGTTAACCGAACTTATCTCGATGGTAATCCTTTAACTATGGTACAG GAGGGTACGTTCAGGGATTCGAGAATACGGGAACTTTATTTCAGTGATTGCGATCTAATGGAGGTGAATTCTCCTGATTTGGCTGGCTTGGAGACGTCCCTGGAATTATTGGATCTCTCCGGGAATAATATCACTTCTCTCTCGAGTCCTATCTTCCAAGAATACGATTTTTTACGTACTTTGATCTTCCGTGAGAACAAGATTCAAACGTTTTCGCCAG CCGAGGTATTCAATGGTTTCCAATATTCTCTGTACAATCTGGACCTGAGCGGCAGAGAAAACAGCGTGGTGTCCCTTCAGGATTTACGACAAATGCGGAACATGCGGTTCCTTTCAATCTCGCGAATGCCACAATCAACGTTATCGTCGGACGATTTTATGGAATACGGGATGGACATCAAGGAACTTCGTATAGTCCAAAGCAACCTGAATACCATCAAGGCTCATGCTTTCATGCACGTTCGCGGAATCAAGTATTTGGACTTCTCGGAGAACTCGATATCCTCGATAGAAGACGAAGCTTTCTCCGAG GTTGGACATTCGCTTCTAACGTTGAGGATGTCTCACGGTTTCTCTTCCTCCGTTTCTGAAGTGCCAAACGCGCCATTTAAGTTTCTGACGAACCTGCAGCACCTTGATTTTAGCAACAACAAAATTAAATCACTGCCAGATACGTCTTTCCATTTTTTGAAGAGGATCAAACGAATAGAATTGCAGGACAACGAAATCGATAATATCAGGAAAGGAACGTTTCAG GGCGACATACATTCGTACCTGGAAGAGGTGAATTTCTCCTTCAACATGATCAAAACGATTCTAACCCACACGTTCGTCGACCTACCAAAATTAACGATGATAAATTTAGAAGACAATGCTATAGATAGAATCGAGAGGCGGGCGTTCATGAACATGAAGCTGTTGAAGTATATCAACCTACGGGGTAACAAGATAAAAGATATCACGGACGAAGCCTTCCAG aatCTGCCAGATTTGGAGTTCCTCGACTTCGCGTACAACGACCTAGCCGAGTTCGATTTTGCCTCGTTCGATCAAGTGGGAACGTTGTCCTCGTTCAAAGTTAACGCCAGCCACAATGAAATCCCGAAATTATGGATCAACAGCACTACGTTTACACCGCCCACCACCA TTGGCGGCACGATTCAATCGAACATCAAGGTCCTCGACCTCAGCTACAACAATATATCCGACATAATGAAGTACTACTTCAAACCAGTCGAATACTCCTTGACGCATCTGTATTTATCTCACAATCAACTGAGCAACGTGACCCAAGGTGTCTTTGGAAATATGCCGCACCTACAGTGGCTAGACCTGAGCCACAACGAGCTGATGGAAATCGACTTCGACTGCTTCAGAAACACCAGGAACATTCAAGTGCTTCTCCTCTCTTGGAACAATATCATGGACATACCGGCAGAGGCGCTCAGACCGCTGAAGAAACTGAGAATCGTCGATCTTTCTCATAACAAACTGAGATCGCTGCCAGACAATATGTTTTCAGACGCCAATATCGAAAGTTTGGATTTGTCTCACAATCAGTTCATGAGGCTACCGATAAAGACCATGTCCATCTCAGCTGCAGCCAGTTTATCCATGTTGGATCTGTCTTGGAACACCTTGTCGGGCATTCACACGACAGACGCGATATTTAGATTACGA AGCCTAACGTGGCTAGATCTGTCTTACAATCGATTAGTCAGACTCGATGATGGTGTGTTCTCCGATCTGCCCTATTTAACTCATCTCGATTTGAGTCACAACAAACAACTACTTCTGGAATCACGCGGAAGAACGTTCCACGGTTTAGAGGACTCGCTTTTGTATCTTGATCTAAGCAATATTTCGCTCTTAAGT GTGCCAGAATTGCCACTGCGACGATTACAAACGTTGTATCTGGCTCACAATGAGTTGGCATCGATACCAGCGGAAATGGCATCGAATTTAACGTCCCTTCATTACTTGGACCTAAGTGCCAATGATCTGACAGTGGTGCCACTGATCACGCACACCCTACCTGAATTGAAAACTTTCAATATAGCGGATAATCCGATCACGGCCGTTAGCAATACTAGTTTCTTAGGTATCGCTGACAGTCTCGAGGAACTGGATATACGAAGACTGTCTTTGATGACCTTCGAG AGCGGAGCACTCTGCAAAGCTACAAAACTCCGCAAGTTATATATAACCGCTTACAACGGCGTGAAGAATTTCAATTTCCCCAACATTCTCGAGTACAACAACGGCTTGAGGCATCTGGTCATCGAT GTACAGAATGACACGAACTTGGAGAAAGAAATGAAAGGAAAATTCCCAAACAAACTGTTCAATATAACGTTGACTGGTCGAGCATTGAAGGAAATAAACCCAGATATATTGCGA TCTTACGGAAATGTTTGA
- the chp gene encoding leucine rich repeat containing G protein-coupled receptor chaoptin isoform X1 produces MGLQHLATMVKVGYALMIFTLLMMMWASLVRMHELPVQYPPCFFNPLCTCSKAIPDLGIVTCYNVPMPRIPQPINSSKVFMLQLENNGLMFLQPQFLMNTGLYNLRIKHNPLADIPDEAFLGLERSLWELELPYNRLEKVPSRSFRHLQKLQFLDLTGNKISKITPDNWRGLENSLQKLRLGRNAIDKLPADAFAGLTYLDMLDLRENNLKEIDPSVFRDGMAHLIYLYLNGNQLTHIPYAQLSSLKRMKVLDLSYNRISKMLNQQQESEIRGLQLSLDILRLDYNQIEALISGDFQHFHKVNRTYLDGNPLTMVQEGTFRDSRIRELYFSDCDLMEVNSPDLAGLETSLELLDLSGNNITSLSSPIFQEYDFLRTLIFRENKIQTFSPAEVFNGFQYSLYNLDLSGRENSVVSLQDLRQMRNMRFLSISRMPQSTLSSDDFMEYGMDIKELRIVQSNLNTIKAHAFMHVRGIKYLDFSENSISSIEDEAFSEVGHSLLTLRMSHGFSSSVSEVPNAPFKFLTNLQHLDFSNNKIKSLPDTSFHFLKRIKRIELQDNEIDNIRKGTFQGDIHSYLEEVNFSFNMIKTILTHTFVDLPKLTMINLEDNAIDRIERRAFMNMKLLKYINLRGNKIKDITDEAFQNLPDLEFLDFAYNDLAEFDFASFDQVGTLSSFKVNASHNEIPKLWINSTTFTPPTTIGGTIQSNIKVLDLSYNNISDIMKYYFKPVEYSLTHLYLSHNQLSNVTQGVFGNMPHLQWLDLSHNELMEIDFDCFRNTRNIQVLLLSWNNIMDIPAEALRPLKKLRIVDLSHNKLRSLPDNMFSDANIESLDLSHNQFMRLPIKTMSISAAASLSMLDLSWNTLSGIHTTDAIFRLRSLTWLDLSYNRLVRLDDGVFSDLPYLTHLDLSHNKQLLLESRGRTFHGLEDSLLYLDLSNISLLSVPELPLRRLQTLYLAHNELASIPAEMASNLTSLHYLDLSANDLTVVPLITHTLPELKTFNIADNPITAVSNTSFLGIADSLEELDIRRLSLMTFESGALCKATKLRKLYITAYNGVKNFNFPNILEYNNGLRHLVIDVQNDTNLEKEMKGKFPNKLFNITLTGRALKEINPDILRGIRNPHLHFGMYNTSVSTVPKQMFENAEWVRNVTIHLHHNDARTIHNPSNGYKPGVPGKRFLLKLTVRGSYFTCDCDIGWMESWQRKHRQYQEDRCTTYSEFKNFERDEEDDEFDCWDNDWDDDLRETFCLNKNNVSVLDALKTDLECGWGAASYIHAPRHLLLFFSVIFPALVY; encoded by the exons atgggtTTACAGCATTTGGCAACGATGGTGAAAGTGGGTTATGCTCTGATGATATTTACCCTGTTGATGATGATGTGGGCGTCCTTGGTTCGGATGCACGAGCTTCCGGTCCAATATCCACCGTGTTTCTTCAACCCTCTTTGCACTTGTTCGAAAGCCATCCCGGATTTGGGTATCGTCACCTGTTACAACGTGCCGATGCCGCGGATACCTCAGCCGATAAATTCCTCCAAAGTGTTCATGCTGCAGTTGGAGAACAACGGACTGATGTTTCTTCAGCCACAGTTTCTTATGAACACAG GTCTGTACAATCTACGGATCAAACATAATCCCCTGGCCGACATCCCGGACGAAGCTTTCCTAGGGCTTGAGAGATCGTTATGGGAGCTCGAATTACCCTACAATCGCCTAGAGAAGGTTCCCAGCAGGTCGTTCAGACATTTGCAGAAATTGCAATTTCTCGATCTGACAG GTAACAAAATATCAAAGATCACGCCGGATAATTGGCGTGGTCTGGAGAATTCTTTGCAAAAACTGCGATTGGGACGAAACGCGATCGACAAACTTCCGGCGGATGCATTCGCGGGCCTCACTTACTTGGACATGCTCGATTTACGCGAAAATAATCTGAAAGAAATCGATCCTTCCGTGTTCAGAGATGGCATGGCGCATCTGATATATCTGTACCTGAATGGAAATCAATTGACCCATATTCCCTATGCGCAATTGTCGTCTCTGAAGCGTATGAAGGTGTTGGATCTTAGTTACAACAGAATATCGAAGATGTTAAACCAGCAACAGGAGTCGGAAATCAGAGGGCTGCAGTTGTCCCTGGATATACTGCGATTGGATTATAATCAAATCGAAGCTCTGATATCTGGTGATTTCCAGCATTTTCATAAAGTTAACCGAACTTATCTCGATGGTAATCCTTTAACTATGGTACAG GAGGGTACGTTCAGGGATTCGAGAATACGGGAACTTTATTTCAGTGATTGCGATCTAATGGAGGTGAATTCTCCTGATTTGGCTGGCTTGGAGACGTCCCTGGAATTATTGGATCTCTCCGGGAATAATATCACTTCTCTCTCGAGTCCTATCTTCCAAGAATACGATTTTTTACGTACTTTGATCTTCCGTGAGAACAAGATTCAAACGTTTTCGCCAG CCGAGGTATTCAATGGTTTCCAATATTCTCTGTACAATCTGGACCTGAGCGGCAGAGAAAACAGCGTGGTGTCCCTTCAGGATTTACGACAAATGCGGAACATGCGGTTCCTTTCAATCTCGCGAATGCCACAATCAACGTTATCGTCGGACGATTTTATGGAATACGGGATGGACATCAAGGAACTTCGTATAGTCCAAAGCAACCTGAATACCATCAAGGCTCATGCTTTCATGCACGTTCGCGGAATCAAGTATTTGGACTTCTCGGAGAACTCGATATCCTCGATAGAAGACGAAGCTTTCTCCGAG GTTGGACATTCGCTTCTAACGTTGAGGATGTCTCACGGTTTCTCTTCCTCCGTTTCTGAAGTGCCAAACGCGCCATTTAAGTTTCTGACGAACCTGCAGCACCTTGATTTTAGCAACAACAAAATTAAATCACTGCCAGATACGTCTTTCCATTTTTTGAAGAGGATCAAACGAATAGAATTGCAGGACAACGAAATCGATAATATCAGGAAAGGAACGTTTCAG GGCGACATACATTCGTACCTGGAAGAGGTGAATTTCTCCTTCAACATGATCAAAACGATTCTAACCCACACGTTCGTCGACCTACCAAAATTAACGATGATAAATTTAGAAGACAATGCTATAGATAGAATCGAGAGGCGGGCGTTCATGAACATGAAGCTGTTGAAGTATATCAACCTACGGGGTAACAAGATAAAAGATATCACGGACGAAGCCTTCCAG aatCTGCCAGATTTGGAGTTCCTCGACTTCGCGTACAACGACCTAGCCGAGTTCGATTTTGCCTCGTTCGATCAAGTGGGAACGTTGTCCTCGTTCAAAGTTAACGCCAGCCACAATGAAATCCCGAAATTATGGATCAACAGCACTACGTTTACACCGCCCACCACCA TTGGCGGCACGATTCAATCGAACATCAAGGTCCTCGACCTCAGCTACAACAATATATCCGACATAATGAAGTACTACTTCAAACCAGTCGAATACTCCTTGACGCATCTGTATTTATCTCACAATCAACTGAGCAACGTGACCCAAGGTGTCTTTGGAAATATGCCGCACCTACAGTGGCTAGACCTGAGCCACAACGAGCTGATGGAAATCGACTTCGACTGCTTCAGAAACACCAGGAACATTCAAGTGCTTCTCCTCTCTTGGAACAATATCATGGACATACCGGCAGAGGCGCTCAGACCGCTGAAGAAACTGAGAATCGTCGATCTTTCTCATAACAAACTGAGATCGCTGCCAGACAATATGTTTTCAGACGCCAATATCGAAAGTTTGGATTTGTCTCACAATCAGTTCATGAGGCTACCGATAAAGACCATGTCCATCTCAGCTGCAGCCAGTTTATCCATGTTGGATCTGTCTTGGAACACCTTGTCGGGCATTCACACGACAGACGCGATATTTAGATTACGA AGCCTAACGTGGCTAGATCTGTCTTACAATCGATTAGTCAGACTCGATGATGGTGTGTTCTCCGATCTGCCCTATTTAACTCATCTCGATTTGAGTCACAACAAACAACTACTTCTGGAATCACGCGGAAGAACGTTCCACGGTTTAGAGGACTCGCTTTTGTATCTTGATCTAAGCAATATTTCGCTCTTAAGT GTGCCAGAATTGCCACTGCGACGATTACAAACGTTGTATCTGGCTCACAATGAGTTGGCATCGATACCAGCGGAAATGGCATCGAATTTAACGTCCCTTCATTACTTGGACCTAAGTGCCAATGATCTGACAGTGGTGCCACTGATCACGCACACCCTACCTGAATTGAAAACTTTCAATATAGCGGATAATCCGATCACGGCCGTTAGCAATACTAGTTTCTTAGGTATCGCTGACAGTCTCGAGGAACTGGATATACGAAGACTGTCTTTGATGACCTTCGAG AGCGGAGCACTCTGCAAAGCTACAAAACTCCGCAAGTTATATATAACCGCTTACAACGGCGTGAAGAATTTCAATTTCCCCAACATTCTCGAGTACAACAACGGCTTGAGGCATCTGGTCATCGAT GTACAGAATGACACGAACTTGGAGAAAGAAATGAAAGGAAAATTCCCAAACAAACTGTTCAATATAACGTTGACTGGTCGAGCATTGAAGGAAATAAACCCAGATATATTGCGA GGCATAAGAAATCCGCACTTGCACTTCGGCATGTACAACACAAGCGTGAGCACCGTGCCCAAGCAAATGTTTGAAAACGCGGAATGGGTAAGAAACGTGACGATTCATCTTCATCACAACGACGCGCGAACTATTCACAATCCGTCTAACGGGTACAAGCCAGGCGTGCCAGGGAAACGATTTCTATTGAAACTCACGGTGAGGGGAAGCTATTTCACCTGCGATTGCGACATCGG ATGGATGGAATCCTGGCAGAGGAAGCACAGACAATACCAAGAAGACCGCTGCACTACCTACAGCGAGTTCAAGAACTTCGAACGAGACGAAGAAGACGACGAGTTCGATTGTTGGGACAACGACTGGGACGACGATCTTCGGGAAACATTTTGCCTGAACAAAAATAACGTGTCGGTGCTGGACGCGTTAAAGACCGATCTGGAATGTGGATGGGGTGCCGCGAGTTACATTCACGCGCCTCGTcatctccttcttttcttttccgttATTTTCCCAGCACTCGTCTATTAG
- the oys gene encoding lysophospholipid acyltransferase 6 isoform X1 gives MTTTMEDYYDGSRTFSWLADFIDVPIDQMNFLLTQFTALILAGFLRTFLSPVAVTAATRHVFGLVIGLALGYFCFGRQAIHLAGLPALCYIAMRTQNPRNIQRVVLTTAMLYLSCVHYHRQMYNYGSYTLDITGPLMVITQKVTSLAYSIHDGLTRREEELTPTQRYQAVKKMPTTLEYFSYVFHFQALMAGPVIFYRDYIDFIHGRNLTGARALTGCDKNSAHYDEIVLEPSPTPVVIKKVIVSLLCAAMFVTFIPTYPIQKLKDDDFLENTTVFYKMWFLMVTTMLVRFKYYHAWIFADAICNNSGIGFNGYDKNGEPKWDLASNVDVYGFEMSLNMRDSIEHWNKGTNRWLRSIVYERTQYNKLLFTYALSALWHGFYPGYYLTFANGAFFTMVSRITRRNIRPYFLGSKGMKFLYDALTFTTTRVLMAYMTFSFILLEFVPSVKMYLYVYLIPHIIGLTLLVIAPRLPKIPSHKKVTEKESKTSQELINGTARKSM, from the exons ATGAATTTTCTACTAACACAGTTCACAGCACTGATATTGGCTGGGTTTTTGAGAACGTTTCTTAGTCCAGTTGCCGTGACAGCAGCCACCAGACATGTATTTGGTCTCGTCATCGGCCTTGCGCTTGGATATTTCTGCTTCGGCAG GCAGGCGATTCACCTTGCAGGCCTCCCAGCCTTATGTTACATAGCAATGCGCACACAAAATCCTCGTAATATACAGAG AGTTGTGTTAACAACGGCGATGCTCTACTTATCTTGCGTGCATTACCATCGACAGATGTACAATTATGGCTCGTACACACTCGATATCACTG GGCCACTTATGGTGATAACGCAGAAAGTGACCAGCCTTGCGTACAGCATACATGATGGGTTAACGCGACGTGAAGAGGAACTCACGCCAACGCAACGTTATCAAGCCGTGAA AAAGATGCCGACGACGTTAGAGTACTTCAGCTACGTCTTCCATTTTCAAGCGTTGATGGCTGGGCCGGTGATATTTTATCGTGATTACATCGATTTTATTCATGGACGTAATCTAACTGGAGCAAGAGCTTTGACG gGCTGTGATAAAAATTCCGCTCACTACGACGAGATAGTCCTGGAACCGTCTCCGACACCGGTCGTAATAAAAAAGGTCATAGTGAGCTTATTGTGCGCGGCTATGTTCGTGACTTTCATTCCAACATACCCGATTCAGAAGCTAAAAG ACGATGACTTCCTCGAGAATACCACGGTGTTTTATAAAATGTGGTTCCTGATGGTGACCACTATGCTAGTTCGCTTTAAATACTATCACGCGTGGATCTTCGCCGATGCCATTTGCAATAATTCCGGGATTGGGTTCAACGGTTATGACAAGAATGGCGAACCCAAATGGGATCTAGCTTCCAATGTTGATGTTTATGGGTTTGAG ATGTCTCTGAATATGAGGGACAGTATCGAACACTGGAATAAAGGAACCAATAGGTGGCTTAGGTCGATTGTATATGAAAGGACACAGTACAATAAACTTCTGTTCACGTACGCTCTTTCTGCCTTATGGCATGGTTTTTACCCCGGTTACTATTTAACATTCGCCAATGGAGCCTTTTTTACCATGGTGTCACGCATT ACTCGTCGTAACATACGACCATACTTCCTAGGGTCCAAGGGGATGAAGTTCCTATACGATGCGCTTACGTTCACTACAACGCGAGTCTTAATGGCCTATATGACATTCAGCTTTATACTCTTGGAATTTGTACCAAGTGTGAAAATGTACCt GTATGTATACCTGATTCCACATATAATCGGTTTAACTTTACTCGTGATCGCACCACGTCTTCCGAAAATTCCGTCGCACAAGAAAGTAACTGAAAAGGAATCGAAAACTTCTCAGGAATTAATCAACGGAACTGCGCGTAAATCCATGTGA
- the oys gene encoding lysophospholipid acyltransferase 6 isoform X2: MTVPGHFPGSLISSTCRSIRQAIHLAGLPALCYIAMRTQNPRNIQRVVLTTAMLYLSCVHYHRQMYNYGSYTLDITGPLMVITQKVTSLAYSIHDGLTRREEELTPTQRYQAVKKMPTTLEYFSYVFHFQALMAGPVIFYRDYIDFIHGRNLTGARALTGCDKNSAHYDEIVLEPSPTPVVIKKVIVSLLCAAMFVTFIPTYPIQKLKDDDFLENTTVFYKMWFLMVTTMLVRFKYYHAWIFADAICNNSGIGFNGYDKNGEPKWDLASNVDVYGFEMSLNMRDSIEHWNKGTNRWLRSIVYERTQYNKLLFTYALSALWHGFYPGYYLTFANGAFFTMVSRITRRNIRPYFLGSKGMKFLYDALTFTTTRVLMAYMTFSFILLEFVPSVKMYLYVYLIPHIIGLTLLVIAPRLPKIPSHKKVTEKESKTSQELINGTARKSM; this comes from the exons GCAGGCGATTCACCTTGCAGGCCTCCCAGCCTTATGTTACATAGCAATGCGCACACAAAATCCTCGTAATATACAGAG AGTTGTGTTAACAACGGCGATGCTCTACTTATCTTGCGTGCATTACCATCGACAGATGTACAATTATGGCTCGTACACACTCGATATCACTG GGCCACTTATGGTGATAACGCAGAAAGTGACCAGCCTTGCGTACAGCATACATGATGGGTTAACGCGACGTGAAGAGGAACTCACGCCAACGCAACGTTATCAAGCCGTGAA AAAGATGCCGACGACGTTAGAGTACTTCAGCTACGTCTTCCATTTTCAAGCGTTGATGGCTGGGCCGGTGATATTTTATCGTGATTACATCGATTTTATTCATGGACGTAATCTAACTGGAGCAAGAGCTTTGACG gGCTGTGATAAAAATTCCGCTCACTACGACGAGATAGTCCTGGAACCGTCTCCGACACCGGTCGTAATAAAAAAGGTCATAGTGAGCTTATTGTGCGCGGCTATGTTCGTGACTTTCATTCCAACATACCCGATTCAGAAGCTAAAAG ACGATGACTTCCTCGAGAATACCACGGTGTTTTATAAAATGTGGTTCCTGATGGTGACCACTATGCTAGTTCGCTTTAAATACTATCACGCGTGGATCTTCGCCGATGCCATTTGCAATAATTCCGGGATTGGGTTCAACGGTTATGACAAGAATGGCGAACCCAAATGGGATCTAGCTTCCAATGTTGATGTTTATGGGTTTGAG ATGTCTCTGAATATGAGGGACAGTATCGAACACTGGAATAAAGGAACCAATAGGTGGCTTAGGTCGATTGTATATGAAAGGACACAGTACAATAAACTTCTGTTCACGTACGCTCTTTCTGCCTTATGGCATGGTTTTTACCCCGGTTACTATTTAACATTCGCCAATGGAGCCTTTTTTACCATGGTGTCACGCATT ACTCGTCGTAACATACGACCATACTTCCTAGGGTCCAAGGGGATGAAGTTCCTATACGATGCGCTTACGTTCACTACAACGCGAGTCTTAATGGCCTATATGACATTCAGCTTTATACTCTTGGAATTTGTACCAAGTGTGAAAATGTACCt GTATGTATACCTGATTCCACATATAATCGGTTTAACTTTACTCGTGATCGCACCACGTCTTCCGAAAATTCCGTCGCACAAGAAAGTAACTGAAAAGGAATCGAAAACTTCTCAGGAATTAATCAACGGAACTGCGCGTAAATCCATGTGA